Genomic DNA from Mycobacterium stomatepiae:
GGGCCCCGACGCCCTGGATCTCAGCGCCGACGACCTGGCCGGTGTGCTGGCCGGCAACACCGGGCGGATCAAGACCGTCATCACCGACCAGAAGGTGATCGCCGGAATCGGCAACGCCTACAGCGACGAAATCCTGCACGTTGCCAAGATCTCCCCGTTCGCCACGGCGGGGAAGCTGACGCGCGAACAGCTCGCCACCCTGCACGACGCGATGATCTCGGTGCTGACCGACGCGGTGAACCGCTCCGTCGGCCAGGGCGCCGCGATGCTCAAGGGGGAGAAGCGCTCCGGGTTGCGCGTGCACGCGCGCACCGGGCTGCCCTGTCCGGTGTGCGGGGACACTGTGCGCGAAGTATCGTTCGCGGACAAGTCTTTTCAGTACTGCCCGACATGCCAGACCGGCGGCAAGGTGCTCGCCGATCGTCGCATGTCACGGCTGCTCAAATAATCTTTCGGCCGAACGTCGACTTGTTGTGGTGAATCAAGCCGATAACGCCCGTCAACTCGACGTTCGCGGATGCCCCGGCCGATCGGCCGGCAATTGACACCTGTCGTTATGCTGCTCGGGTGACTCGCCAGAAGATCCTCATCACCGGCGCCAGTTCCGGCCTGGGTGCCGGCATGGCGCGTAACTTCGCCGCCAAAGGGCGCGACCTGGCGCTGTGCGCTCGTCGCACCGACCGGCTCGACGAACTCAAAGCCGAGCTCTCGCAGCAGTATCCCGCGATCAAGATCGCGGTGGCCGCGCTGGACGTCAACGATCACGAGCAGGTGCCGAAGGTTTTCGCCGAACTCCGCGACGAACTCGACGGCCTCGACCGCGTCATCGTCAACGCCGGCATCGGC
This window encodes:
- a CDS encoding zinc finger domain-containing protein, with the translated sequence MVPGIAALGPDALDLSADDLAGVLAGNTGRIKTVITDQKVIAGIGNAYSDEILHVAKISPFATAGKLTREQLATLHDAMISVLTDAVNRSVGQGAAMLKGEKRSGLRVHARTGLPCPVCGDTVREVSFADKSFQYCPTCQTGGKVLADRRMSRLLK